Sequence from the uncultured Sunxiuqinia sp. genome:
TCAGAGTATTATTGGGAACACCAACCATGAGTTTAAAACAGGAGCCTCACTTCAGTATGACGATTTTCGCGAAACGTTGAATGACACAATCTTCAACCGCGAAGAATCGGTGCCGGGCGTCTTTTTCGAGTATAGCTGGCTACCGTCCGACGCATTTAGTTTGGTGGCAGGTATACGGGCTGATTATCATAGTTTGTATGGCGCATTTCTAACGCCACGCCTGCATGTTCGCTACGCTCCGGCAGAACAAACAGTGTTGCGGATTTCAGCGGGGAGAGGGCAGCGCACAGCCAGTGTGATCAGTGAAAATAGTGGCATATTGGCCAGTTCGCGTCAAATTGTATTTCAGGGTAAAGACAATGATTATCCGTATGGATTTGGTCCCGAGGTAGCCTGGAACTATGGGCTAAACCTGACCCAAAAGTTTGAATTGGGGTATCGTCCCGGAAGCATCAGCTTTGACTTTTACCAAACGGACTTTTCCACTCAGGTAGTACTCGACTTGGATCAAGACCCACAGCAGGCCTTGTTTTTTGAGTCGAATGAGAAATCCTACTCAACCAGTTTTCAGGCACAGCTTGATTATGAGATGGTTCAACGCCTGGATGCGCGTCTGGCTTATCGTTGGTATGATGTAAAAACGACCTATCAGCAGGGTTTGTTGGCGAAGCCGCTGTTGGCCAGTCATCGGGCATTTCTAAACTTGGCATACGAAACCCGCAATTCGTGGAGCTTTGACTATACCATTAATTGGCAAGGCGAAAATCGGATTCCAAATGCGGTTTCTAATCCTCAGGAATTTCAACGAGATGGTTATTCCCCCGATTTTTTTCTAATGAATGCACAGGTTAGCAAAAGTTTTAATGAATGGTTCGAGATTTATGTGGGAGTTGAAAATCTGACCGGTTACAAACAGCATAATCCGATTATAGCCAGCGATCAACCGTTTAGTCCTTATTTTGAAAGCTCATTGATTTGGGGGCCCATTTTTGGACGCAAATCGTATGTTGGTCTCCGTTTTAGAATTCAGTAAGAAAACGGTTTTCTGCCTAAAAAGGATGCCTAAATAACAGCGATAGACCACTTGGATTACTTAAGCCCCAAGTAGCTTCTCGCTTTTTCCCATCGAATATTTTGAGTTGCTGACGCTCTTAATTTTCCTGAGCAAGCTCAATTTTCCATAATCCCCGGAGTTCGTTTAATTTGTAGCCTGTGGCCTTGTCGATGGGGTAAAGTGCTTGCAGCTTTTCATAGGTGTCAGGCTGAATGCCCTCTGCCGGTCCGTGACATTGCAGGCAAGCCGGCATTGCCGTTCGGATTGGTTTATAGTAGATAGCCTGCGATTTAACCACAACCAGCGTATCTTTCGGAGCATCTTGTTGGGTTACCCAATTCCATAGTTGCTTGTCTGTTGCTGTTTTTAAGTTATTCTCCGGATTGCGGTTCTTATCCGAAACGCGAGATATTGTGCAGTTGAAATGATTACTCAGACTGTCGGTAATTGAGGAGGCTTGCAGGTTGCAAAATTCCACCGCATAAAGACTACCACCTTTTTTCATGGCGTTGGAAACATGAGATAGTAAGGAGGTTTGTGCTTGTGCCGAAATGTGGTTGCCGATTTTCAGAAGTCTGGAGTAAGCTTCTGCATCCATTTCATTTTTAGCGTTTCTTTGCCCGCAAGAAAGAAGCGTTAAGCTGATTAGGATTGAAATTGAAAAGAACAGTTTTTGTTTCATTTTCTGAATTTTAGTTGATTCGTTATGTCAATACCTACGAAAAGTGGATTCATTTGGGTTACGAGCAAAAAAAAGAGTAGATCTCTATCTACCCTTTTCTAACCTAACTAAACCAATAAAACTAATCAAACCTAAACTTATGAAATAAAATCTATCACAAAGATATGTTGAAAAACACAAACTTGTGTTATGTGAATGTTAAAAAATATGTTTTGCAGCATTTATTTTGATTTTATTCAAGATTTGAAAAAAAAGAGTAGATCTCTATCTACCCTTTTCTAACCTAACTAAACCAATAAAACTAATCAAACCTAAACTTATGAAATAAAATCTACTACAAAGGTAAGGTGAAAAACACGATTGTGTGTTAAGCGAATATTAAAAAACGTGCTATAGAACATTTTTTAACAATTGAATTATCCCTATAGTAAAAGAAAGGGCGTTTCCAATTGGAAACGCCCTTTCTTTTGAGTAGTTACTTTCTGCTTAATTCTTTTTGCCTTTACCTTTTTCGTCTCCGGCTATTGAGTCTCGCATCGAAGTATCGGCCATGATATTTTTGTATTTCATGTAATCCATAATTCCCAGATTACCGAGTTTAAATGCTTCTGCAATTGCCAAGGGAACTTGGGCTTCAGCTTCGATTACTTTAGCACGCATTTCCTGCGCCATTGCAATCATCTCTTGTTCTAATGCAACAGCCATCGCACGACGCTCTTCTGCTTTAGCTTGTGCAATATTCTTATCAGCATCAGCTTGGTCAATTTGTAGCCCTGCTCCAATGTTTTTACCAATGTCAATGTCGGCGATATCGATCGAAAGAATTTCGAATGCTGTACCTGCATCCAGTCCTTTGTTTAGTACAACTTTGGAAATAGAGTCTGGATTTTCCAGCACTGCTTTGTGGGTGTGCGATGAACCGATAGAAGAAACGATACCTTCGCCAACTCGCGCCAAAATAGTGTCTTCGCCTGCACCACCAACTAGCTGTTTGATATTTGCACGAACAGTCACCCTTGCTTTGGCTATGAGCTGAATACCGTCTTTGGCAACAGCAGCAACCGGAGGTGTGTCAATTACCTTAGGATTCACCGACAT
This genomic interval carries:
- a CDS encoding TonB-dependent receptor codes for the protein MADRLYLNLFVNAESRLEANLNLAHRFKYENWSTALLLHGKNNSGKLDHNNDGFVDMLIGSAFTALNRWTYNGGQGIHLQFGIKGSAMTSEGGELDFQSEDALTSNVWGMNVDVKRLEGWAKIGKVFYDLPWKSIGLQLAATTHEQDSYFGLNAYNAEQQSAYANFIYQSIIGNTNHEFKTGASLQYDDFRETLNDTIFNREESVPGVFFEYSWLPSDAFSLVAGIRADYHSLYGAFLTPRLHVRYAPAEQTVLRISAGRGQRTASVISENSGILASSRQIVFQGKDNDYPYGFGPEVAWNYGLNLTQKFELGYRPGSISFDFYQTDFSTQVVLDLDQDPQQALFFESNEKSYSTSFQAQLDYEMVQRLDARLAYRWYDVKTTYQQGLLAKPLLASHRAFLNLAYETRNSWSFDYTINWQGENRIPNAVSNPQEFQRDGYSPDFFLMNAQVSKSFNEWFEIYVGVENLTGYKQHNPIIASDQPFSPYFESSLIWGPIFGRKSYVGLRFRIQ
- a CDS encoding DUF3365 domain-containing protein, with the translated sequence MKQKLFFSISILISLTLLSCGQRNAKNEMDAEAYSRLLKIGNHISAQAQTSLLSHVSNAMKKGGSLYAVEFCNLQASSITDSLSNHFNCTISRVSDKNRNPENNLKTATDKQLWNWVTQQDAPKDTLVVVKSQAIYYKPIRTAMPACLQCHGPAEGIQPDTYEKLQALYPIDKATGYKLNELRGLWKIELAQEN
- the floA gene encoding flotillin-like protein FloA (flotillin-like protein involved in membrane lipid rafts), producing MEYFGTLGLVVGIFVLLIIILYFIPIGLWFSALVSGVRISLMQLFLMRFRKVPPSVIVRALIEGTKAGIKLDRDKLEAHYLAGGKVDMVVHALVSAEKANIDLTFNMATAIDLAGRDVFEAVQMSVNPKVIDTPPVAAVAKDGIQLIAKARVTVRANIKQLVGGAGEDTILARVGEGIVSSIGSSHTHKAVLENPDSISKVVLNKGLDAGTAFEILSIDIADIDIGKNIGAGLQIDQADADKNIAQAKAEERRAMAVALEQEMIAMAQEMRAKVIEAEAQVPLAIAEAFKLGNLGIMDYMKYKNIMADTSMRDSIAGDEKGKGKKN